In the Longimicrobiales bacterium genome, one interval contains:
- the gyrA gene encoding DNA gyrase subunit A gives MATASKRERILPRLLEEEMRESFLDYSMSVIVQRALPDVRDGLKPVHRRILYAMYELGLNPDKPYKKSATVVGNVLGKYHPHGDSAVYDTLVRMVQDFSLRMPLIDGQGNFGSIDGDSAAAYRYTEARLEAIAVELLDDIGKETVNFQPNFDNQLEEPIVLPARFPNLLVNGSSGIAVGMSTNVPPHNLREIAAGVRQLVVDPDCTVDDLMRHIPGPDFPTGGFVVGREGIDKMYRESRGRVIMRARAMKESRRGGREQLVVTELPYAVSKTKIIEQIAKLAKAGRAEDVSDIRDETDRDGIRLVIELKRGAHAGTVLNMLYKRTSLQTTFGAHLLALDDGQPKEFDLKRMLECFRDHRVEVIQRRCRFELEKAEAEKHVLEGLLAALKHIDEVIKIIRGSKDRSQARERLRDRFGLSEIQADAILNMRLAKLTALERSQLEARLAELAAVISELRKILESEEIQLQVMLDELAEVVEKYGDARRTVLLDDEDAQADAPAAVEAQLADEDVVVTLSAQGYVSRIPMHLYRRRVGSGKALAGMERYEDDYLERLFVARTQGWILTFTEGGHCHFLRVADVPESARASRGKSVYSLLDGADRSDKIVSMIPVDNLSVEGRFLVFLSKLGTMKRTSLSEFSNARANGIKAAGVKGGDVILDVAMSDGTAELMLLSRSGRAIRFPEEQISIVGRTAAGVKGMSLKDDEVIGMLLIRRDSTVLTVSEDGLGKRTPIDDFPLQNRGGMGNLFTPTSGDVSPIVCALEVMEADEVMIITAGGQVTRAAADSVPVQGRRTQGKSMVAIPEGDRVVEVTRASGRGGAPARDDVGEEENEGQLDLLG, from the coding sequence TCGATGAGCGTGATCGTTCAGCGAGCGCTCCCCGATGTTCGAGACGGCCTCAAGCCGGTGCACCGCCGGATTCTCTACGCGATGTACGAGCTGGGACTTAATCCAGACAAGCCGTATAAGAAGAGTGCAACCGTGGTCGGAAACGTGCTGGGTAAGTACCACCCGCACGGCGACTCTGCCGTGTACGACACGCTCGTACGCATGGTGCAGGACTTCTCGCTACGTATGCCGCTCATCGATGGACAGGGCAACTTCGGCTCGATCGATGGGGATTCCGCCGCTGCGTATCGGTATACGGAAGCTCGCCTCGAAGCGATCGCAGTCGAGCTGCTCGACGATATCGGAAAAGAGACGGTCAACTTCCAGCCGAACTTCGACAATCAACTCGAAGAGCCGATCGTTCTACCGGCGCGTTTCCCGAACCTGCTCGTAAACGGCTCGTCGGGGATTGCTGTGGGAATGAGCACGAATGTGCCTCCCCACAACCTCCGTGAGATTGCGGCTGGCGTACGTCAGCTCGTGGTGGATCCGGACTGCACAGTCGACGATCTGATGCGGCACATCCCGGGTCCGGATTTCCCCACGGGTGGGTTCGTGGTCGGGCGTGAGGGCATCGACAAGATGTACCGGGAGTCGCGAGGCCGCGTGATTATGCGGGCGCGCGCGATGAAAGAGTCGAGGCGAGGTGGACGGGAACAACTGGTCGTCACAGAACTTCCGTACGCGGTCTCCAAGACCAAGATTATTGAACAGATCGCAAAGCTGGCGAAGGCGGGGCGTGCGGAAGACGTGTCGGACATTCGGGACGAGACGGATCGTGACGGGATCCGTCTGGTGATCGAACTGAAGCGCGGTGCGCACGCTGGAACGGTGCTCAACATGTTGTACAAGCGGACCAGCCTTCAGACCACATTCGGGGCGCACTTGTTGGCGCTCGATGACGGTCAGCCGAAGGAGTTCGACCTCAAGCGTATGCTTGAGTGTTTCCGGGACCATCGGGTTGAAGTCATCCAGAGGCGTTGCCGGTTCGAACTGGAGAAGGCTGAGGCGGAGAAGCACGTCCTGGAAGGCCTCCTCGCCGCCCTGAAACACATCGACGAGGTGATCAAGATCATCCGTGGCTCCAAGGACCGGAGCCAGGCACGAGAGCGCTTACGGGACCGTTTTGGCCTCAGCGAAATCCAGGCCGACGCCATTCTGAACATGCGCCTGGCGAAGCTCACCGCATTGGAGCGGTCGCAACTCGAAGCCCGCCTCGCGGAGCTCGCGGCGGTCATCAGCGAATTGAGGAAGATCCTCGAGTCCGAGGAGATTCAGCTCCAGGTCATGCTGGACGAGCTCGCTGAAGTCGTCGAGAAGTATGGGGACGCTCGTCGCACAGTTCTCTTGGACGACGAGGACGCCCAGGCGGACGCGCCCGCCGCCGTGGAGGCTCAGCTCGCGGACGAAGACGTTGTGGTCACGCTATCGGCGCAGGGGTACGTCAGCCGGATTCCCATGCACCTGTATCGACGCCGAGTCGGTTCTGGGAAGGCCCTCGCGGGTATGGAGCGGTACGAAGACGACTACCTCGAACGCTTATTCGTGGCGCGCACCCAAGGCTGGATTCTGACGTTCACAGAAGGCGGACACTGCCACTTTCTCCGTGTGGCGGACGTGCCGGAGAGTGCGCGTGCATCTCGCGGAAAGTCTGTGTATTCACTGCTTGACGGTGCGGACCGAAGCGACAAGATCGTATCGATGATTCCAGTCGACAATCTCTCGGTGGAGGGACGTTTCCTCGTATTTCTGAGCAAGCTCGGGACCATGAAGCGGACATCATTATCCGAGTTCTCAAATGCCCGCGCGAATGGTATCAAGGCTGCTGGCGTGAAGGGTGGTGACGTGATCTTGGATGTTGCGATGTCGGACGGCACGGCGGAACTCATGTTGTTGTCGCGTTCGGGGCGGGCCATTCGATTCCCCGAGGAGCAGATCAGCATCGTTGGTCGGACGGCAGCGGGCGTTAAGGGCATGTCGTTGAAGGACGACGAGGTGATCGGCATGCTTTTGATCCGGCGAGACTCGACGGTGCTCACGGTCAGCGAGGACGGTTTGGGCAAGCGCACGCCGATCGACGACTTTCCACTCCAGAACCGGGGCGGCATGGGCAACCTGTTCACGCCAACGTCGGGTGATGTGTCACCCATCGTTTGCGCCTTGGAGGTCATGGAGGCCGACGAGGTCATGATCATTACAGCCGGCGGGCAGGTCACCCGTGCGGCTGCCGACTCGGTACCTGTGCAGGGGCGCCGGACCCAAGGAAAGAGCATGGTAGCGATCCCCGAGGGTGACCGGGTCGTCGAGGTTACACGGGCGTCCGGACGGGGTGGGGCTCCCGCGCGCGACGATGTCGGCGAAGAAGAGAACGAGGGTCAGCTGGACCTTC